Proteins co-encoded in one Gouania willdenowi chromosome 1, fGouWil2.1, whole genome shotgun sequence genomic window:
- the syngr2b gene encoding synaptogyrin-2b produces the protein MERNSVASVYDSVLAGRGFDLQTFIRQPLTIVRVLSWVFAIVVFGTITAEGYINPSNSKDVLCVFNQNASACQYAVTIGVLGFLACVAFLLLDVYVPFMTNMQEKKYAVMADLGFSGVWTFLWFVCFCLLANQWSYTHDVRGIPVEAARATIAFCFFSIATWAILTYFALCRFHRGGNEVAIPTYTETTPPPPDQTTPYPPTYTPTSYNPTTYTPTTYAYPSNVPDMTPQPSLMTNVPPQGDYQPPSY, from the exons ATGGAGAGGAATAGCGTTGCGAGCGTGTACGACTCCGTGCTCGCAGGAAGAGGCTTCGACCTGCAGACATTTATCCGACAACCGCTCACCATCGTCCGGGTACTGAGCTGG GTGTTTGCCATCGTAGTGTTTGGCACTATCACAGCAGAAGGATACATCAACCCCTCCAACAGCAAAGATGTCTTGTGCGTCTTCAACCAGAATGCGTCGGCGTGTCAGTACGCCGTCACCATCGGCGTCCTGGGGTTCCTGGCCTGTGTCGCCTTCCTGCTTTTGGATGTTTACGTGCCTTTTATGACCAACATGCAGGAAAAGAAGTATGCTGTTATGGCTGACCTGGGATTTTCAG gGGTGTGGACCTTCCTGTGGTTTGTGTGCTTCTGCCTGTTGGCCAATCAGTGGAGTTACACTCATGATGTCAGAGGTATCCCTGTGGAAGCTGCACGCGCCACCATAGCTTTCTGCTTCTTCTCCATCGCTACCTGG GCAATCCTCACCTACTTTGCTCTGTGTCGATTCCACCGTGGCGGTAATGAAGTGGCCATCCCCACCTACACAGAGACGACGCCCCCGCCACCGGACCAGACAACGCCCTACCCTCCGACATACACACCCACCTCCTACAACCCCACCACCTACACCCCGACCACCTACGCCTACCCCAGCAATGTCCCCGACATGACACCGCAGCCCTCTCTCATGACAAACGTCCCACCCCAGGGAGACTACCAGCCTCCATCCTACTGA